In a genomic window of uncultured Flavobacterium sp.:
- a CDS encoding 4'-phosphopantetheinyl transferase superfamily protein — MIYIYYSYLSEENHESLLKNNLHHFSEEYQNKIRRFRRWQDAQLSLLGRILLFEGIKEVGLFCPADKEIKFTKYNKPFFEDNLIQFNISHSGEIVVCALSLKNEIGIDIEIISDVTIDDFKFQMTENEWSEIINSNNKKSSFFSYWTQKEAVIKAHGHGLTIPLKSFEITEDSTIINGEKFYLKEIKIDEKYKCTVSLKTNFNEVVLKKYIVS, encoded by the coding sequence TTGATTTATATCTATTATTCTTATTTGTCAGAGGAAAATCATGAAAGTTTATTGAAAAATAACCTGCATCATTTTTCAGAAGAATATCAGAATAAAATTAGAAGGTTTAGACGATGGCAAGATGCACAATTATCGCTTTTGGGCAGGATATTATTGTTTGAAGGAATTAAGGAAGTCGGTTTATTTTGTCCTGCTGATAAGGAAATAAAATTCACGAAGTATAATAAGCCTTTTTTTGAAGATAATTTAATACAGTTTAATATTTCACATTCCGGAGAGATTGTGGTTTGTGCATTAAGTCTGAAAAACGAAATAGGAATTGATATCGAAATTATAAGCGATGTTACAATCGATGATTTTAAATTTCAGATGACTGAAAACGAATGGAGTGAAATTATAAATTCCAATAATAAAAAGAGCTCTTTTTTTAGTTACTGGACACAAAAAGAAGCGGTTATAAAAGCACATGGACACGGGTTGACAATTCCCCTGAAATCATTTGAAATTACAGAAGACAGCACCATAATTAATGGAGAAAAATTCTACTTGAAAGAGATTAAAATTGATGAAAAATATAAATGTACAGTTTCATTAAAAACGAATTTTAATGAGGTTGTTTTGAAAAAATATATTGTAAGCTAA
- a CDS encoding amino acid adenylation domain-containing protein, with translation MKLTLPQQDVYFEQLLFPNDPIYNIGAKVEIKGVINTETFNKAYTKLIEQHDTYRSVLVKDKEETTFKVLEAYQAQLNFIDFSDAVNPEEEASVYMQKEFMKPFDLFNENLLHVFTLVKVNDSFHYLFSVYHHIITDGWGTSLMFQRLVQNYNEIHESGDVITTYPFSYKNFAEDDFQYQNSESFLEDKKYWTEKFRTLPEALLEKENDLAENNKSSRKELIIKREVYNQLNQLAAASNCSSFHLILGILFTYFGRKHQNNDFAIGLPVLNRSKSIYKKTVGLFMGVSPLRIALDFDAAFVDLINLIKNQLRNDYRHQRFPLGKLIQELQVFKEKDKIFNITLSYEKQNYADNFKNTQTKVIPLTHQSERVALAVYIREFDELEDVKIDFDYNLNYFTETRITQVVHHFENLLTNILIHPDKKLKELIYVTKDERTQVLEAFNDTKTDYQNDATLLDLFQKQVEDFPGKEALKDEYKSYSYAELNKLSNQIAQFLIAAYGKKDKSPIAVLLDRSADMVVVLLGILKSGRSYIPLDPAFPEDRLNYIIENSQSKILINEKEYLLNTAADVRVISLESIFESIFESIDTFNGTSGKIVSPQDTAYIIYTSGSTGNPKGVEIGHKALLNFLTSIQQKPGVGTNDTFFSVTTYSFDISILEFFVPLISGAVLYVANQSFLADPNLIIQKIEEIQPTIIQATPSFYQMLFNVGWQGSKRLKVLCGGDLLSEALAEKLIKNSFEIWNMYGPTETTIWSSSKRIEQFRDASNIGKPINNTQFYILDEFLSPKPIGVPGAIYIAGDGLAKGYYKNEKLTNEKFITNPFHSDSLLYETGDVGKWNDNGEIIFLGRNDNQVKIRGYRIELGDIESQFNQIEGIHNSVVIAKKLEQQEAFLVAYFVKSQQEVDIEGIKKVLKENLPYYMIPNVIIALEEFPLTPNQKIDRKSLSQRAIHQEINYDDFKAPISDLEKKLSYYWKEVLHSKEPISVSDNFFALGGHSLNAVKLIGLITKELSLDISLKTIFDYPTIELLADYLQKLAPNQSAVIPLSETKVFYDLTQSQYHIWLASQRKNTSIAYNMSAAYQIEGIADLDKISNAVNKIINRHEILRTNFIEINGIPHQKINPFENVKFAVSTHEKGDEKADEVINRLINTAFDLETDLLLRVMLFQIAENKYVLLFCTHHIIMDGLSIEIFIKEFIENYNENNAAGISKEHILKYQFKDYSEWFNKTQEDNAAKNELFWKNYLQNYEFASSFETDFDSKQNQNKGDRFLFELNPETTSALKKFALKEHVTFYTVLAASLNVLIYKFSNHNDITIGIANSGRNIPELNNQIGMFVKTLILRTKIEQEQTFAKLLKNTQSNLLEINDYQDVPFNKIPQSVFDVMLVYQNPEFSFENIDALNGLKLASYPLDNKYSRLPIVFNLFESGNTLKGIIDYNSDLFEKDTIQIIAVTYTALLSEIIKNPSLALDFIDAKTEVEKNTVSDFDFNF, from the coding sequence CATTATTTATTTTCGGTTTACCATCATATTATTACCGATGGCTGGGGAACATCACTAATGTTTCAGCGATTGGTGCAGAATTATAATGAAATCCATGAATCCGGAGATGTTATAACAACTTATCCTTTTAGTTATAAAAATTTTGCAGAAGATGATTTTCAATACCAAAACTCGGAGTCTTTTTTAGAAGATAAAAAGTATTGGACAGAGAAATTTAGAACACTGCCCGAAGCTTTGTTAGAAAAAGAAAATGATTTGGCAGAAAACAATAAAAGCAGCCGAAAAGAATTGATTATTAAAAGAGAAGTATACAATCAATTAAACCAGTTGGCGGCAGCATCTAACTGCTCTTCTTTTCATTTAATTTTAGGTATTTTGTTTACTTATTTTGGAAGAAAACATCAAAACAATGATTTTGCCATTGGATTACCAGTTTTAAACAGAAGCAAATCAATATACAAGAAAACAGTAGGACTTTTTATGGGAGTATCGCCCTTAAGAATTGCTCTGGATTTTGATGCCGCTTTTGTAGATTTAATCAATTTGATTAAAAACCAATTGAGAAACGATTATCGTCATCAGCGATTTCCTTTAGGAAAATTAATTCAGGAACTTCAGGTTTTTAAGGAAAAAGACAAAATATTCAATATTACACTTTCTTATGAAAAGCAAAATTATGCTGATAATTTTAAGAATACACAAACCAAAGTAATTCCGTTAACACATCAATCAGAACGAGTTGCTCTGGCAGTTTATATTCGCGAATTTGATGAACTCGAAGATGTAAAAATAGATTTTGATTACAACTTAAATTATTTTACCGAAACCCGAATTACACAAGTAGTTCATCATTTTGAAAACCTGCTTACGAATATTTTAATTCATCCTGATAAAAAGTTAAAAGAACTGATTTATGTAACCAAAGACGAAAGAACTCAGGTTTTAGAAGCATTTAATGATACAAAAACGGATTATCAAAATGACGCAACATTACTAGATTTATTTCAGAAACAAGTTGAGGATTTCCCCGGAAAAGAAGCTTTAAAAGATGAGTATAAATCATACTCTTATGCTGAGCTTAATAAATTATCAAACCAAATAGCTCAATTTTTAATCGCAGCCTACGGTAAAAAAGACAAATCTCCAATTGCTGTATTATTAGACCGATCGGCAGATATGGTAGTTGTTTTATTAGGAATATTAAAATCGGGAAGATCATACATTCCATTAGATCCGGCATTTCCAGAAGACAGACTCAATTATATTATTGAAAACAGCCAAAGTAAAATACTTATAAATGAAAAAGAATATCTGCTAAATACAGCTGCAGATGTGCGCGTAATATCATTAGAAAGTATTTTTGAAAGCATTTTTGAAAGCATAGATACCTTTAATGGAACTTCGGGAAAAATAGTTTCTCCCCAAGACACAGCTTATATCATTTACACATCAGGTTCAACCGGAAACCCAAAAGGAGTAGAAATTGGTCACAAAGCATTGCTTAACTTTTTAACCAGTATTCAGCAAAAACCTGGCGTTGGCACAAACGATACCTTTTTTTCGGTAACAACCTATTCCTTTGATATTTCGATATTAGAGTTTTTTGTTCCGCTAATATCAGGAGCAGTTTTATATGTTGCCAATCAAAGCTTTTTGGCTGATCCAAATTTGATTATTCAAAAAATAGAAGAAATACAGCCTACTATAATTCAGGCTACGCCAAGTTTTTATCAAATGCTTTTTAACGTAGGCTGGCAAGGCAGTAAGCGATTAAAAGTGCTCTGCGGCGGAGATTTATTAAGTGAGGCATTGGCAGAAAAACTGATAAAAAATAGTTTTGAAATTTGGAATATGTACGGCCCAACCGAAACTACGATTTGGTCAAGCTCAAAAAGAATTGAACAGTTTAGAGACGCTTCAAACATTGGAAAACCAATAAACAACACACAGTTTTATATTCTGGATGAATTTCTTAGCCCAAAACCTATAGGAGTTCCGGGAGCAATTTACATAGCAGGCGATGGACTTGCCAAAGGATATTATAAAAATGAGAAATTAACAAACGAAAAATTTATAACAAATCCGTTTCACAGCGATAGTTTACTGTACGAAACAGGTGACGTTGGGAAATGGAATGATAATGGAGAAATCATATTTTTAGGAAGAAATGACAATCAGGTTAAAATAAGAGGTTACAGAATCGAACTTGGCGATATTGAGTCGCAGTTCAACCAAATAGAAGGGATTCACAATTCAGTTGTTATTGCTAAAAAATTAGAGCAGCAAGAAGCTTTTTTAGTAGCTTATTTTGTAAAAAGTCAGCAAGAAGTTGACATAGAAGGGATAAAAAAAGTGCTAAAAGAAAATCTTCCTTATTATATGATTCCAAACGTAATTATTGCTTTGGAAGAATTTCCTCTTACACCAAATCAAAAAATAGATCGAAAATCTTTATCTCAAAGAGCCATTCATCAGGAAATAAATTATGATGATTTTAAAGCTCCCATTTCAGATTTAGAAAAAAAACTTTCTTACTATTGGAAAGAGGTTTTACACAGCAAAGAACCAATAAGTGTAAGTGATAATTTTTTTGCATTAGGAGGACATTCTTTAAATGCCGTTAAATTAATTGGTTTGATAACCAAAGAACTTTCACTGGATATTTCTCTAAAAACTATTTTTGATTATCCTACAATTGAATTACTGGCCGATTATCTGCAAAAACTTGCTCCCAATCAATCAGCCGTTATACCACTTTCAGAAACTAAAGTTTTTTATGATTTAACACAATCTCAATACCATATTTGGCTGGCATCTCAGCGAAAAAATACTTCTATAGCATACAATATGTCTGCAGCTTATCAAATAGAAGGAATTGCAGATTTGGACAAAATTTCGAATGCAGTCAATAAAATCATTAATCGACATGAAATCTTAAGAACCAATTTTATTGAGATAAACGGAATTCCACATCAAAAAATTAATCCTTTCGAAAATGTAAAATTTGCAGTTTCTACGCATGAAAAAGGAGATGAAAAAGCAGATGAGGTTATAAATAGATTAATTAATACTGCATTTGATTTAGAAACAGATTTACTGTTGAGAGTTATGCTTTTTCAAATAGCGGAAAACAAATATGTACTGCTTTTTTGCACGCACCACATTATTATGGATGGTTTGTCTATAGAGATTTTCATTAAAGAATTTATTGAAAATTATAATGAAAATAATGCTGCAGGAATATCAAAAGAGCACATTTTGAAATATCAATTTAAAGATTATTCAGAATGGTTTAATAAAACACAAGAAGATAATGCTGCAAAAAATGAATTGTTCTGGAAAAATTACTTACAGAATTATGAATTTGCTTCTTCATTTGAGACGGATTTTGACAGTAAACAGAACCAGAATAAAGGAGACAGGTTTTTATTTGAACTAAATCCGGAAACAACCTCGGCTTTAAAGAAATTTGCGCTTAAGGAACACGTTACTTTTTATACCGTTTTGGCAGCATCTTTAAATGTTTTGATCTACAAGTTCTCCAATCATAATGATATTACTATTGGAATTGCAAACTCAGGAAGAAATATTCCGGAACTAAATAATCAAATAGGAATGTTTGTTAAAACACTTATTTTAAGAACAAAAATAGAGCAGGAACAAACCTTTGCGAAGTTATTAAAAAATACCCAAAGTAATTTATTAGAAATTAATGATTATCAAGATGTTCCGTTTAATAAAATTCCACAATCTGTTTTTGATGTAATGTTGGTGTATCAAAATCCTGAATTTTCATTTGAAAATATTGATGCATTAAACGGTCTAAAATTAGCTTCTTATCCTCTTGATAATAAATACAGCAGACTGCCAATCGTGTTTAATTTATTTGAAAGCGGAAATACCTTAAAAGGAATTATAGATTATAATAGTGATTTATTTGAGAAGGATACGATACAGATAATTGCAGTTACATATACGGCACTTTTAAGCGAAATAATAAAAAATCCATCATTGGCATTAGATTTTATTGATGCTAAAACAGAGGTGGAGAAAAACACTGTATCTGATTTTGATTTTAATTTTTAA